One stretch of Zingiber officinale cultivar Zhangliang chromosome 6B, Zo_v1.1, whole genome shotgun sequence DNA includes these proteins:
- the LOC121989377 gene encoding zinc finger CCCH domain-containing protein 2-like, whose product MMMIGRGVSHQNPTVHVPPWSSDDPAAGYELLDDAALAALQLYFQEEAGEYSSPVVDTYSSDDFRMYEFKVRRCGRARAHDWTECPFAHPGEKARRRDPRKQRYSGAPCPDFRKAGGCKRGDSCELAHGVFECWLHPGRYRTQPCKDGTACRRRVCFFAHTPDQLRLVPPQTHQQSSPSAAAAESNFLQNYLVNTLVSSPTSTMTSPPMSPSTGSPPISPSGGKLRRASFQAGSSVNDIMASLRLLQLAKANSAPSSWPPPQAQSGEFSTMTRFNADFCSPPSTPTVTAMMRAGAARWLEEEEPPKRVYSGRPLRAKMFERLSKESISEMADESPPDVDWVSELLQ is encoded by the coding sequence ATGATGATGATTGGACGAGGTGTCAGCCATCAGAATCCGACGGTGCACGTTCCTCCTTGGTCTAGCGATGATCCGGCGGCCGGGTACGAGCTCCTCGACGATGCTGCTCTCGCTGCGCTGCAACTGTATTTTCAAGAGGAGGCAGGGGAGTACTCGTCGCCGGTGGTGGACACGTACTCGTCGGATGACTTCCGGATGTACGAGTTCAAGGTGCGGCGGTGCGGCCGGGCGCGCGCCCACGACTGGACCGAGTGCCCCTTCGCGCACCCTGGCGAGAAGGCCAGGCGCCGCGACCCTCGGAAGCAACGGTACTCCGGCGCCCCCTGCCCGGACTTCCGGAAGGCCGGTGGGTGCAAGCGCGGCGACTCTTGCGAGCTCGCGCACGGGGTGTTTGAGTGTTGGCTCCACCCGGGGCGATATCGCACCCAGCCATGCAAGGATGGCACCGCCTGCCGCCGCCGCGTCTGCTTCTTCGCCCATACCCCCGACCAGCTCCGCCTGGTGCCGCCGCAGACGCACCAGCAGAGTTCCCCGTCGGCCGCAGCTGCCGAGTCGAACTTTCTACAGAATTACCTCGTCAATACTCTAGTTTCATCGCCGACGTCGACGATGACATCGCCACCGATGTCCCCGTCGACGGGTTCACCACCAATATCGCCGAGCGGTGGGAAGCTGCGGCGGGCGTCGTTTCAGGCCGGCTCCTCAGTTAACGACATCATGGCCTCGCTGAGGCTGCTGCAACTAGCCAAGGCAAACTCGGCGCCAAGCTCGTGGCCACCACCACAAGCGCAAAGCGGTGAGTTTTCCACTATGACCAGGTTTAATGCTGATTTCTGCAGCCCGCCGTCGACTCCGACCGTGACTGCAATGATGCGCGCGGGCGCTGCTAGGTGGTTGGAGGAAGAGGAGCCGCCAAAGAGGGTTTACTCAGGGAGGCCACTGAGAGCGAAGATGTTCGAGAGGCTGAGCAAAGAAAGCATTTCCGAGATGGCAGATGAATCCCCGCCGGACGTGGACTGGGTCTCCGAGTTGCTGCAGTAG